AaatgtaacagttacccccaattGATTGGCACTCACCttcatgccatttatggcaccTGATACAACAATCACGCGACTGATCCACCTGAGCACCCTGACGCTCGGTATTCTGGCAGTAACCCAagcccttgttcttcttcttccatgatcctttACTAGAACCAGAtggcactggcctcttcttcgattcctgatccacctcatcctcccagaTGTCGGTCTCAAttatagtggccttatccaccaaaatcgaaaACGCACGGATTtgcagcatacccactaatctacgGATGTCTTTCCTCGGGCTCTTCTtaaacctccaagtcttctcgtactcgttcgagatcaagcaCGGTATGAAACGGGATAACTTTATATactgagcagcatacccctgcaccgttatATCTCCCTGTTTTAGAACAGagaactcatccaccttagcatcgcATGTGGAgtccgggaagtatctctcaaagaacacttccttgaagcggctccacatCATCTCTATAAGACTAGCTCTTTGCTTCTCTagtagactcaccgcagtccaccatcgcccagcCACACCAGACAACTGGAAGGTGGCATAGAGAactctctgcttatctgtgcagtgtagaACCTCTAGAATCCTTTctgtcttctcgacccagtcctctactATCATCAAATCAGGTCCTCCTAAAAACatcggagggtgcatacgtgtaaacctctcgatggtacacccagCAGCAGTAGGAGAACGTTCACGTCTCATAaaactccgcccgatctcccgcataacctgtctcgtcaaccctcgaggcatagaaggaaactcatcactcgcagtctcctcagagccattatcaaagttattatccttgggatccattttgaaaatagaataggaattagTTAGAATTCCTACGTCATATACAGTTTACACAACCATTGAcatctaatcatgttaactaccaatctcatgggtccaagtctgtcctatcacaccgacatgaaaccatcaatggtttgccatgattttactgaaatcgtcattctaagaAAAATACAGAACACCGCCAACAAGTCCCTGTCTAACAACAAAATAACCATCgacctattctacccatttcctatttcctacactctggtatgtacacatagctccacctaaccaagtctacaagacctaacaacctgattagctctgataccaagttatcacaccccgaacccggcAATGGGCCCCAAGGTGTGATGTAGTAATCTAACCTATCCATGCATCATataaaacacacatgatactataatgaatgagggtccaaccctgtggggttcccatacaccctatat
The sequence above is a segment of the Malania oleifera isolate guangnan ecotype guangnan chromosome 8, ASM2987363v1, whole genome shotgun sequence genome. Coding sequences within it:
- the LOC131162836 gene encoding uncharacterized protein LOC131162836, which gives rise to MREIGRSFMRRERSPTAAGCTIERFTRMHPPMFLGGPDLMIVEDWVEKTERILEVLHCTDKQRVLYATFQLSGVAGRWWTAVSLLEKQRASLIEMMWSRFKEVFFERYFPDSTCDAKVDEFSVLKQGDITVQGYAAQYIKLSRFIPCLISNEYEKTWRFKKSPRKDIRRLVGMLQIRAFSILVDKATIIETDIWEDEVDQESKKRPVPSGSSKGSWKKKNKGLGYCQNTERQGAQVDQSRDCCIRCHKWHEVTMAPNTAKRINVLEAQVETTTPWRWPRIFRSHLDTSLSYHQQIEKQMKRFRELLDEYLCYCVNDN